Genomic window (Thermoanaerobaculia bacterium):
TCCGCTCCGATCTCGCCGCCCCACGATTCTTCGGGGCCGAGATCGGGATTCGACAGGGTCTGCTGCGTTTTCGCGAGGGTCTGGTAGTACAGCTCGCGAAGCGTCGGCGCCCGGAACGACCGGTACGCCGCCGCGCGCAGCGCGAGCCCCGGCGCCACCGCGACCCTCGCGGAAAGGCGCGGGTCGAACCGGTCGTCGGTCCGGGACGCGATCCGCGCCGAATCGCCGGGCCGCGCGGTCTGGTGGCCGTCGAAGTTGCGCCAGAAGTCCCAGCGGGCGCTCGCGAGGAACTCGACCGACGGGCCCGGGACGTAGCTCGCCTCGACGAAGAGCCCCGTGAACGCCTGCTGGCCTCCCGCGACCAGGCGCTGCGTCACGGCGCCGGCCGGCGTGAAATTGTCGGCGCGGTCGTCTCCCCGGATGGACTGGAGATCGACCCCGGCCGCGAGGAAGGGGAGCAGCCCCGTTCCCTCCCTCGACCAGAGAAGCGACCCGCCGAGCGACTGGATCGGCTCCTCGTGGTGATTCGCGCGGAACTCGGCGTTGCGGCCCTGTCCGGCGAAGAACGCGGAGTTGTCGTAGGCGACGTGCTCGTGCTGGAAATATGCCGAGGCGGCGAGCTTCCCGGCGAGCGCCGGGAAATCCGCGCGGGCGGCGAGATCCTCGATCTGACGGTTCTGGTTCGACAGGGGAGTGCCGAGCGAAAGGTATTCGTTCGACGCCGAGGCGGAGACGCCGGCGCTCGCGTCGCCGTCGCGCCAGTCGGCATGCAGGCGGCCGTTCGCGTGGCGCGCGGCCATCGGGATGTCCACGGCCCCGCGGTCGCGCGCTGACTCGTGCTGGAAGCCGTCGGTCTGGAACCACGCGCCGTCGGCGCCGATGCCGAGCTCGCTCGTCAACATCCGGGAGGCGTCGAAGTCCGCGTGACGCGAGTCGTACGAGCCCAACCCGGCATCCGCCTCGAAGCCGTCGCTCTCGGCGCGGCGGGTCACGAAATTGACGAGGCCGCCGAGCGCCTGGCTGCCGAAGACGCTCGCGCCGCCGCCGCGCACGACCTCGACCCGTTCGAGCCGGACGAGCGGGATCTTGTTCCACTCGATCGCGCCGCTGAACGGATCCGTCGCGGGGACGCCGTCCTCGAGGACGAGCGCCCGGCGGGCGCCCGTCCCCCGCATCGAGAACGTCTGCGTCGTCGGAAAGTAGTAGGTGCTGGTGCCCGGCGGCATGTTGACGCCGGGAATCGTCCGGATGAGGTCGTCGGTCGTCCGAGCGGGGAGACGCTCGATCTGCTCCGGTCCGACGACCGTCACCGAGAGCGGCACGTCCGCGACCGACCTCTCGACGCGCGTCGCCGAAACGACGACGATCTCGGTGACGGACGCGGCCGGGGGCTCGTCCGCGTCGGGCGGGACGTTCGACGGGTCGCTCGCCGCGGCGAGCGCCGCGGTCGAAAAAACGGCCCGGGCGCCGAGCGCGAGCGCGAGGAGGGCGGCGAGCCGCCGGCGAGCGGCGCCGCGCCGTGGGCCGTCGAGCGAATGTTCGTCGAGCATCGAGCGCGAGGGATCTTACCGGAAACTCCGGCGCGCCGGGTCAGTCCGGCGACGCCGAACGCTCGCAGAGAACCAGGGTGCGGTCGTCGTCGGCGACCGCGGAGGAGCAGTGTTCCCGCACGCCGTCCAGGATCGCCTGCCGCAGCGCCGGGAGCGGGTCGGCCGCGTGCGAGGCGAGGATCTTTTCGAACCGCTCGAACCCGAACGCGTCGTCGGCCGCGTCGCGGCATTCGATGATGCCGTCCGTGTAGAAGACGAGGCGGTCGCCGGGCGCGAACGCGAAGGTGCGCGTCGGGAACTCGCGCGCGGCGAAGATACCCAGCGGAAACGCGGGGAGCTCGAGCGGCTCGACGCGGCTTCCGGAGATCCGGTACGGCGGCGGGTGCCCGGCGTTGGTGAGCGAGATCTCTCCCGGGCCCACCAGGACCGCGAGCGC
Coding sequences:
- a CDS encoding TonB-dependent receptor, with amino-acid sequence MLDEHSLDGPRRGAARRRLAALLALALGARAVFSTAALAAASDPSNVPPDADEPPAASVTEIVVVSATRVERSVADVPLSVTVVGPEQIERLPARTTDDLIRTIPGVNMPPGTSTYYFPTTQTFSMRGTGARRALVLEDGVPATDPFSGAIEWNKIPLVRLERVEVVRGGGASVFGSQALGGLVNFVTRRAESDGFEADAGLGSYDSRHADFDASRMLTSELGIGADGAWFQTDGFQHESARDRGAVDIPMAARHANGRLHADWRDGDASAGVSASASNEYLSLGTPLSNQNRQIEDLAARADFPALAGKLAASAYFQHEHVAYDNSAFFAGQGRNAEFRANHHEEPIQSLGGSLLWSREGTGLLPFLAAGVDLQSIRGDDRADNFTPAGAVTQRLVAGGQQAFTGLFVEASYVPGPSVEFLASARWDFWRNFDGHQTARPGDSARIASRTDDRFDPRLSARVAVAPGLALRAAAYRSFRAPTLRELYYQTLAKTQQTLSNPDLGPEESWGGEIGADFTRGAWSAAATAFASRIEKIIGQVEVATGPPRVLESFNVGDARAEGIEASLDWKPSALWALQATYAYTESKVVGSALDRALVGKWIAGVPRNAAGFSALWHDAAGRSATLRARSYSRQYVDASNRLALDPAAIFDVEASHPLWGGASLSVSCNNLFDRRYIADLSSGRRIGDPRVFLFALRWSVGSRSPRPPA